One segment of Proteus appendicitidis DNA contains the following:
- the atpG gene encoding F0F1 ATP synthase subunit gamma — protein MAGAKEIRSKIASVQNTQKITKAMEMVAASKMRKTQERMAASRPYAETMRSVIGHLALGNLEYKHPYLEEREVKRVGYLVVSTDRGLCGGLNINLFKKLLADMKEWSEKGVQVDLALIGSKAASFFGSVGGNVVGQVTGMGDDPKLSDLIGPVNIMLQAYDEGRLDKLYVVANKFINTMAQEPKILQVLPLPPGDDEELKEKSWDYLYEPDPKALLDTLLRRYIESQVYQSVVENLASEQAARMVAMKAATDNGGNLIKELQLVYNKARQASITQELTEIVSGAAAV, from the coding sequence ATGGCCGGCGCAAAAGAGATACGTTCGAAGATCGCCAGTGTGCAAAACACACAGAAGATCACTAAAGCGATGGAGATGGTCGCCGCGTCGAAAATGCGTAAAACGCAGGAACGCATGGCAGCCAGCCGTCCTTATGCAGAAACCATGCGCAGTGTGATTGGTCACCTTGCGTTAGGGAATCTGGAATACAAACATCCATACCTCGAAGAGCGTGAAGTTAAACGTGTCGGGTACCTGGTTGTTTCGACCGACCGTGGTTTGTGTGGTGGTTTGAACATTAACTTGTTCAAAAAACTGCTGGCAGACATGAAAGAGTGGTCTGAAAAAGGTGTGCAGGTAGATTTAGCACTCATCGGTTCTAAAGCCGCTTCATTCTTTGGCTCAGTAGGCGGGAATGTGGTTGGTCAAGTAACGGGTATGGGTGATGATCCAAAACTGTCAGACCTTATCGGTCCAGTCAATATCATGTTGCAGGCTTATGACGAAGGTCGTTTAGATAAACTGTATGTGGTGGCAAATAAGTTCATCAATACCATGGCTCAAGAGCCTAAAATTCTTCAGGTTTTACCATTACCACCAGGTGATGATGAAGAGCTGAAAGAAAAATCTTGGGATTATCTGTACGAACCTGATCCTAAGGCGTTACTGGATACTTTACTGCGTCGTTATATCGAATCGCAAGTTTACCAGAGCGTCGTAGAGAACTTAGCGAGTGAGCAGGCCGCCCGAATGGTCGCGATGAAAGCCGCTACAGATAACGGTGGTAACCTGATTAAAGAACTGCAATTGGTGTACAACAAAGCACGCCAAGCAAGCATTACTCAGGAACTTACAGAAATTGTGTCTGGTGCAGCCGCGGTATAA
- the atpD gene encoding F0F1 ATP synthase subunit beta, whose amino-acid sequence MATGKIVQVIGAVVDAEFPQDSVPKVYDALEVMNGKEKLVLEVQQQLGGGIVRCIAMGTSDGLSRGLKVENLGHPIEVPVGKATLGRIMNVLGTPIDMKGDIATEERWSIHREAPTYEELSNSQELLETGIKVMDLICPFAKGGKVGLFGGAGVGKTVNMMELIRNIAIEHSGYSVFAGVGERTREGNDFYHEMTDSNVLDKVSLVYGQMNEPPGNRLRVALTGLTMAEKFRDEGRDVLLFVDNIYRYTLAGTEVSALLGRMPSAVGYQPTLAEEMGVLQERITSTKTGSITSVQAVYVPADDLTDPSPATTFAHLDATVVLSRQIASLGIYPAVDPLDSTSRQLDPLVVGQEHYDVARGVQSILQRYQELKDIIAILGMDELSEEDKLVVARARKIQRFLSQPFFVAEVFTGSPGKFVSLKDTIRGFKGILNGDYDHLPEQAFYMVGTIEEAVEKAKKL is encoded by the coding sequence ATGGCTACTGGAAAGATTGTCCAGGTAATCGGCGCCGTAGTGGACGCCGAGTTCCCTCAGGATAGCGTCCCTAAAGTATACGACGCTCTTGAGGTTATGAATGGTAAAGAAAAACTGGTGCTGGAAGTTCAGCAACAGTTAGGCGGTGGTATCGTTCGTTGTATCGCAATGGGTACATCAGACGGTTTAAGCCGTGGCTTAAAAGTTGAAAACTTAGGCCACCCAATTGAAGTACCAGTAGGTAAAGCAACTCTGGGACGTATCATGAACGTTCTGGGTACACCTATCGATATGAAAGGTGATATTGCAACTGAAGAACGTTGGTCTATCCACCGTGAAGCACCAACCTACGAAGAGTTATCAAACTCACAAGAACTGCTTGAAACCGGTATCAAAGTAATGGACTTAATCTGTCCGTTTGCTAAAGGTGGTAAAGTAGGTCTGTTCGGTGGTGCGGGTGTTGGTAAAACAGTTAACATGATGGAATTGATCCGTAACATCGCGATCGAGCACTCAGGTTACTCTGTATTTGCTGGTGTTGGTGAGCGTACTCGTGAGGGTAACGACTTCTATCATGAAATGACAGATTCTAACGTTCTTGACAAAGTATCGTTAGTTTATGGTCAGATGAATGAGCCACCAGGAAACCGTCTGCGTGTTGCACTGACTGGTCTGACTATGGCTGAGAAATTCCGTGACGAAGGTCGTGACGTACTGTTATTCGTAGATAACATCTATCGTTACACCTTAGCCGGTACTGAAGTATCAGCACTGTTAGGTCGTATGCCATCAGCGGTAGGTTACCAACCAACATTGGCTGAAGAGATGGGTGTTCTGCAAGAACGTATCACTTCAACCAAAACAGGTTCAATCACCTCTGTACAAGCTGTATACGTACCTGCGGATGACTTAACTGACCCATCACCAGCAACAACGTTTGCTCACTTAGATGCGACAGTTGTACTGAGCCGTCAAATTGCTTCATTAGGTATCTACCCTGCGGTTGACCCACTGGATTCTACCAGTCGTCAGTTAGACCCACTGGTAGTTGGCCAAGAGCACTATGATGTGGCTCGTGGTGTTCAGTCTATCCTGCAACGTTATCAGGAGCTGAAAGACATCATCGCTATCTTAGGTATGGATGAACTGTCAGAAGAAGATAAACTGGTTGTTGCGCGTGCGCGTAAGATCCAGCGCTTCCTATCTCAGCCATTCTTCGTTGCTGAAGTATTTACCGGATCACCAGGTAAGTTCGTTTCCCTGAAAGACACTATCCGTGGCTTTAAAGGTATTCTGAACGGTGATTATGACCACCTGCCAGAGCAGGCGTTCTACATGGTTGGTACTATCGAAGAAGCAGTAGAAAAAGCTAAGAAGCTTTAA
- a CDS encoding F0F1 ATP synthase subunit epsilon, which yields MADTSFHLKVVSAEKQLYDGEVKRIQVTGSEGELGIYPQHTPLLTAIKPGMVRVVKTSGEEEVIYLSGGILEVQPTGVIVLADTAIRGRDLDEAKALESKRKAEEHIQSSHGDVDYAQASAELAKAIAKLRVIELTRR from the coding sequence ATGGCCGATACATCGTTCCACCTGAAAGTTGTCAGCGCTGAAAAGCAGTTATATGACGGCGAAGTTAAACGAATTCAGGTAACAGGTAGCGAAGGTGAGCTGGGTATTTATCCGCAGCATACCCCGTTATTAACTGCCATAAAACCGGGCATGGTACGTGTCGTAAAAACATCGGGCGAAGAAGAGGTTATCTACCTTTCAGGTGGTATTCTCGAAGTTCAGCCGACTGGCGTCATTGTACTGGCAGATACAGCTATCCGTGGTCGTGATTTGGATGAAGCGAAAGCGTTAGAATCTAAGCGTAAAGCTGAAGAACACATTCAATCCTCTCATGGTGATGTTGATTATGCTCAAGCATCGGCAGAATTAGCCAAAGCGATTGCAAAACTACGTGTAATCGAATTGACTCGACGTTGA
- the glmU gene encoding bifunctional UDP-N-acetylglucosamine diphosphorylase/glucosamine-1-phosphate N-acetyltransferase GlmU, which translates to MSNSAKSVVILAAGKGTRMYSQLPKVLHKLAGKSMVQHVIDTAKSLGAQQTHLVYGHGGELMKEKLGSQPVNWVLQAEQLGTGHAMQQAAPFFADDEDILMLYGDVPLITKETLERLIEVKPEGGIGLLTVILDNPTGYGRIVRENGEVTGIIEQKDASEEQLKITEINTGILVANGGDLKRWLGKLNNNNAQKEYYITDIIALAYKEGRKIETAHPRRHSEMEGVNNRLQLAALERIYQTEQAERLLLEGVMLLDPARFDLRGTLTHGKDVVIDTNVIIEGDVTLGNNVEIGTGCVLKNCVIGDNSIISPYTVIEDANLAQECTVGPFARLRPGSELADKAHVGNFVEMKKASLGVGSKAGHLTYLGDTEVGANVNIGAGTITCNYDGANKSKTVIGDDVFIGSDTQLVAPVTVANGATIGAGTTLTKNVNENELVISRVKQTHISGWKRPVKKKQ; encoded by the coding sequence ATGTCTAATTCAGCTAAAAGCGTTGTTATTCTTGCTGCGGGAAAAGGCACCCGCATGTATTCACAGTTACCTAAAGTTCTTCATAAACTTGCGGGTAAATCCATGGTTCAACATGTGATTGATACTGCCAAGTCATTAGGCGCTCAACAAACACACCTTGTCTATGGGCATGGTGGTGAACTAATGAAAGAAAAATTAGGTTCACAACCCGTTAATTGGGTACTACAAGCAGAGCAACTAGGTACAGGTCACGCAATGCAACAAGCCGCGCCTTTCTTTGCTGATGATGAAGATATCCTGATGCTTTACGGTGATGTTCCACTTATCACCAAAGAAACGTTAGAACGTTTAATTGAAGTCAAACCAGAAGGCGGTATTGGTTTATTAACGGTTATTTTAGATAACCCAACGGGTTATGGTCGTATTGTTCGTGAAAATGGCGAAGTAACTGGCATTATCGAACAAAAAGATGCATCTGAAGAACAACTCAAAATTACTGAAATCAACACGGGTATTTTAGTAGCAAACGGCGGTGATTTAAAACGTTGGTTAGGTAAGCTCAATAATAACAATGCACAAAAAGAGTATTACATTACTGACATTATCGCGTTAGCGTATAAAGAAGGTCGTAAAATTGAAACGGCTCACCCTCGTCGCCATAGTGAAATGGAAGGTGTGAATAACCGTTTACAACTGGCTGCATTAGAACGTATTTACCAAACAGAACAAGCTGAACGTTTATTATTAGAAGGCGTTATGTTGCTTGATCCTGCTCGTTTTGATTTACGTGGTACATTAACTCACGGTAAAGACGTCGTGATTGATACCAACGTGATTATTGAAGGTGATGTCACTTTAGGTAACAACGTTGAAATTGGCACAGGGTGTGTCCTGAAAAACTGTGTGATTGGCGATAATTCTATTATTAGCCCTTATACGGTGATCGAGGATGCAAACTTAGCGCAAGAGTGTACTGTCGGACCATTTGCACGCCTTCGTCCGGGAAGTGAATTAGCGGATAAAGCTCACGTTGGTAACTTTGTTGAGATGAAAAAAGCAAGCTTAGGTGTTGGTTCTAAAGCGGGTCATCTGACTTACTTAGGCGATACTGAAGTAGGCGCTAATGTTAATATCGGTGCAGGTACTATTACTTGTAACTACGATGGTGCGAATAAATCCAAAACAGTGATTGGTGATGATGTCTTTATTGGTTCAGATACCCAATTAGTTGCGCCAGTTACGGTTGCTAATGGTGCAACAATTGGTGCAGGAACAACACTCACTAAAAACGTGAATGAAAACGAATTAGTGATCAGTCGAGTTAAACAAACTCATATCAGTGGATGGAAACGTCCAGTGAAGAAAAAACAATAA
- the glmS gene encoding glutamine--fructose-6-phosphate transaminase (isomerizing) — protein sequence MCGIVGAVAQRDIAEILIEGLRRLEYRGYDSAGLAVVDNDCKMTRLREAGKVQMLAEEAEKTQVIGGTGIAHTRWATHGEPCEDNAHPHVSGTIAVVHNGIIENYQELKAELIKKGYQFASQTDTEVIAHLVNWEQRQGGTLREVVQRVIPQLRGAYGTVIMDSRTPELLVAARSGSPLVVGLGVGENFLASDQLALLPVTRRFIYLEEGDIVEVTRRHVHIFDVNGEEVVRDTIESNVQYDAGDKGVYRHYMQKEIYEQPLAIKNTLEGRLKSETIDLSELGSKAEDILSKVEHIQIVACGTSYNAGMVSRYWFESLAGIPCDVEIASEYRYRKPATRRNSLLITLSQSGETADTLAALRLSKELGYLSSLAICNVAGSSLVRESEFVLMTKAGAEIGVASTKAFTTQLTVLLMLVAYMGRIKGFATLEQEVSTALHALPSRIESMLSKDKVIEALAEDFSEKSHALFLGRGDQYPIAVEGALKLKEISYIHAEAYAAGELKHGPLALIDADMPVIIIAPNNELLEKLKSNIEEVRARGGLLYVFADQDAGFEENETMKLISLPHVEELIAPIFYTVPLQLLSYHVALIKGTDVDQPRNLAKSVTVE from the coding sequence ATGTGTGGAATAGTAGGTGCAGTTGCACAACGCGATATCGCTGAAATCTTAATTGAAGGCTTACGTCGTTTAGAATACCGCGGTTATGATTCTGCGGGTTTAGCTGTTGTGGATAATGACTGTAAAATGACACGTCTGCGAGAAGCTGGCAAAGTACAAATGCTGGCAGAAGAGGCAGAAAAAACACAAGTGATTGGTGGTACAGGTATTGCTCATACACGTTGGGCAACACATGGTGAACCTTGTGAAGATAATGCGCATCCTCATGTATCGGGTACGATTGCCGTTGTACATAATGGCATTATTGAAAACTACCAAGAACTGAAAGCAGAATTAATTAAAAAAGGGTATCAGTTTGCTTCTCAAACTGACACTGAAGTAATTGCTCACCTTGTTAACTGGGAACAGCGCCAAGGCGGTACATTACGTGAAGTTGTACAACGCGTTATTCCTCAATTACGTGGTGCTTACGGTACCGTTATTATGGATAGCCGTACACCTGAGCTATTAGTTGCTGCTCGCTCTGGTAGCCCGCTGGTGGTAGGTCTTGGCGTCGGTGAAAACTTCCTTGCTTCTGACCAATTAGCTCTATTACCTGTTACTCGTCGCTTTATCTACCTTGAAGAAGGAGATATTGTCGAGGTCACTCGTCGCCATGTTCATATTTTTGATGTGAATGGCGAAGAAGTTGTGCGTGATACGATTGAATCAAATGTTCAATACGATGCTGGTGATAAAGGTGTTTACCGTCACTACATGCAAAAAGAGATCTATGAACAGCCTCTCGCGATTAAAAACACGCTTGAAGGTCGTTTAAAATCAGAAACGATTGATCTCAGTGAACTAGGATCTAAAGCTGAAGATATCTTATCTAAAGTTGAACATATTCAAATTGTCGCTTGTGGGACTTCTTATAATGCCGGTATGGTTTCACGTTATTGGTTTGAATCTTTAGCGGGTATTCCTTGTGATGTCGAAATTGCATCAGAATATCGCTACCGTAAACCAGCAACTCGCCGTAATAGCTTATTGATCACATTATCTCAATCTGGTGAAACGGCTGATACATTGGCAGCTTTACGTTTATCTAAAGAGCTAGGATATTTATCATCACTGGCGATTTGTAACGTTGCTGGCTCTTCTTTAGTTCGTGAATCTGAATTTGTTTTAATGACTAAAGCGGGTGCTGAAATTGGTGTGGCATCAACTAAAGCATTTACCACACAGTTAACCGTTCTATTAATGCTGGTGGCATATATGGGACGTATTAAAGGTTTCGCGACATTAGAGCAAGAAGTTTCAACGGCATTACACGCATTACCAAGCCGTATTGAAAGCATGTTATCGAAAGATAAAGTGATTGAAGCGTTAGCTGAAGACTTCTCAGAAAAAAGCCATGCTTTATTCTTAGGTCGTGGCGACCAATACCCGATTGCGGTAGAAGGTGCATTAAAGCTAAAAGAGATCTCTTATATTCATGCAGAAGCTTATGCTGCGGGTGAATTAAAACATGGCCCATTAGCATTAATTGATGCGGATATGCCAGTTATCATCATTGCGCCAAACAATGAATTATTAGAAAAATTAAAATCTAATATTGAAGAAGTGCGTGCGCGTGGTGGCTTACTGTATGTGTTTGCGGATCAAGATGCGGGCTTTGAAGAAAATGAAACGATGAAGTTAATTTCTTTACCTCATGTTGAAGAGCTTATCGCGCCTATTTTCTATACTGTACCATTACAGTTGTTGTCTTATCATGTGGCGTTAATTAAAGGCACTGATGTAGACCAACCTCGTAACTTAGCAAAATCGGTTACAGTTGAATAA
- a CDS encoding DUF411 domain-containing protein: MKKLLLPSVIAISAFTSTAYASNNIVEVYKTESCGCCTLWADGMKEAGFNIKVNIVSETQLMEKYQQAGVPNNLLSCHFATYQGKDLVGHIPVDSLKNINLVDKSKSGIAVAGMPAGSLGMYAGDYKEPYQVIAFDKSGNQSLFKSYN, from the coding sequence ATGAAAAAATTATTACTGCCTTCTGTCATTGCAATCTCTGCTTTTACAAGTACAGCTTATGCTTCTAATAATATTGTTGAGGTTTATAAAACAGAGAGTTGTGGATGCTGTACGTTATGGGCTGATGGTATGAAAGAAGCCGGTTTTAACATTAAAGTGAATATTGTTTCAGAAACACAATTAATGGAAAAATATCAACAAGCAGGTGTACCCAATAATTTATTAAGTTGCCACTTTGCGACTTATCAAGGTAAAGATTTAGTTGGGCATATCCCTGTCGATAGCTTAAAAAATATCAACTTAGTGGATAAATCTAAATCGGGTATTGCGGTTGCAGGAATGCCAGCAGGTAGTTTAGGTATGTATGCAGGTGATTACAAAGAGCCTTACCAAGTGATCGCCTTTGATAAATCAGGTAACCAATCTCTATTTAAGTCTTACAACTAG
- a CDS encoding YgiW/YdeI family stress tolerance OB fold protein — protein sequence MKKILVLLIGSTLAFASQANTTSHNNGGFVSPQGTIQSSADQGGFKGPSISETTVAKAKDLSDDTWVILTGKITKKIGDELYVFEDSTGGINVDIDNKRWRGQTVTPDNTVRIEGKVDKEWTSTEIDVKQITIIK from the coding sequence ATGAAAAAAATTCTTGTATTATTAATTGGTAGTACGTTGGCTTTTGCATCTCAAGCCAATACAACATCTCATAATAATGGTGGTTTTGTTTCTCCTCAAGGCACTATCCAATCAAGTGCAGATCAAGGGGGATTTAAAGGTCCTTCCATTAGCGAAACCACTGTTGCAAAAGCAAAAGATCTTTCCGATGACACTTGGGTTATCTTAACGGGCAAAATTACCAAGAAAATTGGTGATGAGCTGTATGTTTTTGAAGACAGCACTGGCGGTATCAATGTGGATATCGACAATAAAAGATGGCGTGGACAAACAGTTACACCAGATAATACCGTCAGAATTGAAGGTAAAGTTGATAAAGAATGGACAAGTACTGAGATCGACGTAAAACAAATTACCATTATCAAATAA
- the satP gene encoding acetate uptake transporter — protein sequence MTNERIANPGPLGLMGFGMTTILLNIHNAGFFPVVSVIMSMGIFYGGIAQVIAGIFEFKKGNTFGATAFTSYGFFWVTLVGIWLLPVMGLSEPTTPLFLGVFLALWGIFTFFMFIGTLKANRALQFVFLSLTILFALLAIGNITGNALILKIAGFEGIICGASAFYLAMAEVLNEMYGRTILPIGHK from the coding sequence ATGACTAACGAACGCATTGCCAATCCGGGTCCATTAGGTTTAATGGGTTTTGGTATGACAACGATTTTGTTGAACATACATAATGCCGGTTTTTTCCCCGTAGTCTCAGTCATTATGAGTATGGGAATTTTTTATGGTGGGATCGCACAAGTTATTGCTGGAATTTTTGAGTTCAAAAAAGGCAATACTTTTGGAGCCACTGCATTTACCTCTTACGGCTTTTTTTGGGTAACATTGGTCGGAATTTGGTTATTACCCGTGATGGGCTTAAGTGAACCCACAACACCTCTCTTTTTAGGTGTATTTTTAGCGTTATGGGGAATTTTTACCTTTTTCATGTTTATTGGCACATTAAAAGCCAATAGAGCACTCCAGTTTGTCTTTTTAAGTCTGACCATTTTATTTGCATTACTGGCGATAGGAAATATCACAGGTAATGCACTGATTTTAAAAATTGCAGGTTTTGAAGGTATTATTTGTGGTGCCAGTGCTTTTTATCTTGCAATGGCTGAAGTATTAAATGAGATGTATGGCAGAACAATACTGCCAATTGGTCACAAGTAA
- a CDS encoding rhomboid family intramembrane serine protease, with protein MNKVWFKKRLTFLGGLTIILVLLQLINSLFPISLFQWGIIPRTGEGLIGIFIAPFIHGSWSHLFSNLLPFLILSFLSMTQSLREYVLSSIFIIIVSGLLVWIFGRNAIHVGASGWIFGLWSLLIAHAFTRHKIIDIVIALFVLFYYGSMAYGLIPGQLGVSTESHISGVVAGLLYAWCARKLIRRKSQVVEVAK; from the coding sequence ATGAATAAAGTTTGGTTTAAAAAAAGGCTCACCTTTCTTGGCGGGTTAACTATCATATTAGTCTTACTTCAACTTATTAACTCACTATTCCCCATATCTCTTTTCCAATGGGGGATTATTCCAAGAACGGGTGAAGGTTTAATTGGTATTTTTATCGCGCCTTTCATTCATGGATCTTGGTCCCATCTATTTAGTAACCTACTCCCGTTTCTTATTCTTAGCTTTTTATCCATGACACAATCTCTACGAGAATATGTGCTATCCAGCATATTTATTATTATCGTAAGCGGTTTATTAGTTTGGATTTTTGGACGAAATGCTATTCATGTTGGTGCAAGTGGGTGGATTTTTGGATTATGGTCTTTACTTATTGCTCACGCTTTTACTCGGCATAAAATAATCGATATTGTTATTGCACTCTTTGTTCTATTCTATTACGGATCAATGGCATATGGTTTAATTCCGGGACAATTAGGTGTATCAACAGAATCACATATTTCCGGTGTCGTTGCCGGGTTACTTTATGCATGGTGCGCAAGAAAATTAATACGCCGTAAAAGCCAAGTAGTAGAAGTGGCTAAATAG